Sequence from the Clostridium botulinum genome:
CTTTTGTATATAGAATTGCATGTGAAAATAATATAAAAGGATATGTAAAAAATACTTGTAGTGGTGTAAAAATTGATGTAGAGGGATTAGAAGAAAATATAAAAAGTTTTATCATGGATTTAGATAGTAAATGTCCAAAAGTTTGTAAGATTAATGAAATAGATATAAATGATATTAAGTATATGAATTATTATAATGATTTTCAAATACTAGAAAGTGATAATAACTATAAAGGTGAAACTTTAATTTCCCCAGATATAGCTATTTGTGATGAATGTTATAAAGAACTCTTTAATATTAGTGAAGAGAGGAGATATCTATATTCATTTATCAATTGTACAAATTGTGGTCCTAGATTTACTATAATAAAAAAACTACCATATGATAGGTGTAACACAACTATGAAAAAATTTGTTATGTGTAATAAGTGTAGAAGTGAATATTATGATAAATTAAATAGAAGGTTTCATGCAGAGCCAACATGTTGTGTAAATTGTGGTCCTAAATTAAAGTTAGTTGATAGATTTGGAAGGAAAATAAAATGTGATGATATTTTAAGAATTACTCGCCAATACTTAAAGGCAGGAAGAATAATAGCACTGAAAGGAATTGGAGGTTTTAATCTAATTTGTGATGGAAAAAATAAAAGTAGCATAGATGTTTTAAGAAAAAGGAAAAATAGACCAAAAAAACCTTTGGCGCTAATGATGCGAGACATTGATGTAGTAAATAAATATTGTTTTGTTAATGAGAAAGAAAATGAGATATTACAAGGTAGTAAAAAGCCAATAATTTTATTAAATAAAAGAGAGAATAATCTTCCCCAAAATATAGTTTTTAAAAATAATAAATTAGGAATAGTGATTCCATATAGCCCGCTACATGTTTTGTTATTTGATAATGAACTAGAGGTTTTAGTATTTACAAGTGGAAATATAAATCAAATGCCAATAGAGTATAAGAATGATGAAGCATTCAATAATTTAAATGATATTGCAGATTATTTTCTTATTCATGATAGAGAAATAAATGCATCAATTGATGATTCTGTAGTTAAGGTGTTCATGAATAAAGAATTAGTTATAAGAAGTGGACGAGGATATGCACCTATTTCAATTAGAAGTAATAGTGAAGAAGGAATTTTAGCATTAGGTTCTCAACTCAAAAATACTTTATCTATAAGTAGTGGTAATAACATTTTTATAAGTCCTTATGTTGGTGATATGGAAAACTTAGAGACGATAGATAGATTTAAAAGAAATCTTAAGTTAATAAAAAGCTTATATGATATAAAAATTAATACAATCTGTTATGATATGCATCCAAATTATTTTAATAGTTACTTTTTAGAAGATAATTTAAATGATAAGGATATTAAAGAAAACAATATGAAGTTTAAAAAAATAGGAATATATCATCATCATGCTCATATTGCAAGTTGTATGTTTGATAATGGTATACAAGAACCAGTAATAGGAATTGCTTTTGATGGGACTGGATATGGAGAAGATAAGAAAATATGGGGTGGAGAGTTTTTAATATGTGATTATAAAAAGTTTAAAAGAGTTGGATGTCTTAAGTACATGAACTTACCTGGTAATGATAGTGGAATAAAGATGCCTTGGAAAATGGGAATGAGTCTTTTAAAAGGAGCTTTAAAAAATAATATTATAAGTAAAAAACTAGATATATTTAAAAATTATAATTTACCAGATTGCTTTAATTTAGAAAATTATGAATTAATAAGTAAAATTATAGATAGAAATATTAATACTTCTGAGACAAGCAGTATGGGACGATTATTTGATGGTGTGGCAAGTCTTTTAGGTTTTACGAATAATGTTACTTATGAGGGTGAAGCTGCGATATATTTAGAAAATATGGCTAGTACTTATATTATTAATAGTGTAGAAAGCGTTTATAAATTAAGCTATTCTTATAATTTAAAGTTTAATGATGAAAAGTATATCATTGATTTAGATGAAATGATATTAGAAATTTTAGAGGATTTAAAAAATGAGGAGAGTTTAGGTTTAATATCTATAAAATTTCATAATACAATAACTGAATTTTCAATAGATTTATGCAAAAAGTTAAGGAGAAAATATAACATAAATAAAGTTGCTTTAAGTGGTGGGGTTTTTCAAAATGATATATTATTAAAAAACTTATATTTGAAATTAGAAGAAAATGATTTTAATGTATTAATTCACGGAGAGATACCTTGTAATGATAGTGGAATTTCATTAGGTCAGCTTATTATAGCAAATGAGTTAATAAAAAGTCACAATTAAAATTGAGGTGAAGAGATATGTGCGTGGCTATTCCGGGACAAATTATAGAAATTTTAGGGGAAGAATCTTTGGTTAAATTTGGAGGAATTAAAAAGCTTATCAATACATCTTTAGTTGAAGATCTGAATGTTGGTGATTATGTTCTTGTTCATGTTGGATGTGCAATAGATAAATTAGAAAAAGAAGAAGCAGAAGCTACATTAGAAATTTTTTATGAGTTACTTAAAAGTTAGGAAATGGCTAGAAAATTCATATGTTTAATAAATACTTTAAGTTTTAAATATGTGTTGATATATGCAATATGCCAAATAGTATTGTAATTGATTTTTAGAATGCTTAAGTGCAGAATTGTTTATAAATATATTAGTGATCTATTTTGATTATAGGAGATATTTAGATGAATAATAAAATAATAACTTTATCACATGGTAGTGGTGGAATAGAAACTTATAAGCTCATAGATAAAATGTTTTATAAGAACTTTAATAATGATGAATTATTGCAACAAGGAGATTCAACTGTTTTAAATGAAATAAAAGGGAAAATAGCTACTACAATAGATGGATTTGTTGTGGATCCAATATTCTTTAAAGGTGGTGATATAGGAAAGTTAAGTTTATGTGGAACTATAAATGATTTAGCTGTCAGTGGGGCATGTCCATTATATATTACATGCTCTTTTATTATCGAAGAAGGATTTGAATTAAAAAGTTTAGAAAAGATAGTACAATCTATGGGAAAGACAGCCAAAGAGTCTAATGTGAAGATTGTTGCAGGAGATACAAAGGTAGTGGAAAAGGGAAAGGGGCATAAAGTGTATATTAGTACCTGTGGAATAGGATACTTTAAGGAACAGAAGAACATTTTAAATGTAAATAATATAAAAAGTGGAGATAAGATAATTTTAAGTGGAACCATTGGTGAGCATGGTATGTGTATAGTGAATGAAAGAGAAAATTTAAACATAGATAGTAAAATAAAAAGTGATTGCGCACCATTAAATTCATTATGTGAAATTATATTAAATACAAGTAATAATGTAAGAATTATGAGAGATCCAACTAGAGGTGGAATTGCAAATACATTAAATGAATTAAGCAGATCTTCTTTAAAAAGTATGATGATTTATGAAGAGTTTATTCCAATAAATAATGATGTAAGGTCGTTTTTTGAATTATTAGGAATGAGTCCATTATATATAGCAAATGAAGGAAAGCTTTTGTGCATTGTAGATGAAGTTGATTCTGAAAATGTATTAAGTGCTATGAAAAATCATCCTTTAGGAAAAGATGCAGCTATTATAGGGGAAGTAATTGAAGAAAACAAAGGGGCAGTATATATAAAAGGATTACTTGGATCAACCAAGGTTTTGCAAATGTCACAAGGAGAACTTTTACCACGAATATGTTAAAATTTATATACCAATAGTTGGAGCTTAAGTAAAATTATTAAAATTCATTAGATGTTAATAATATTTTTAATATATTTACTTAGCTGGGTATATTAAGACATAATTATAAAAATAGTTTGATAAATTAGGTGATAGATTATGGAGTTAATAAATAGATTTAATGATGTTAGTTTATGTAAAACATTATTAAAAGAAATAGAGAAAAATGTAATGGAAAAGATAAATATAATGGAGGTGTGTGGAACTCATACAAGAAGTATATATGAGCTGGGAATAAATAAGTTATTACCTGAAAATATAAATCTATTAAGTGGACCTGGGTGTCCTATATGTGTAACTCCAGTAAATTATATTGATAATGCAATAAAGCTCTCAAAGAAACCACAGACAATAATAGTTACATTTGGAGATATGATGAGAGTTCCAGGTAGCAGTAGTTCTTTAAGCGAAGAAAAAGCCAAAGGAATGGATATTAGAATTATATATTCACCTCTAGATTCAATAAAAATAGCAGAAAAAAATAAAGATAAAGAAGTTATATTATTAGGAATTGGATTTGAAACCACAGCACCAATAATAGCGTTAACATTGAAGTATGCAAAGGCTAAGAAAATTAATAATTTTTCAGTGCTTCTTTCAGTAAAAACTATGCCAAATACAATGAAAGAATTAGTACTAGATGGAAGAGCTAAGATAAATGGTTTTATATGTCCAGGGCATGTAGCAACAATAATAGGTGAAGAACCGTTTAATATTTTATCTATGGAGAGTAAACTTCCTATGAGTATTTGTGGCTTTAAAGGAACGGAAATACTCGTAGGAATTCTTTCAATAGTTAAATTGGTAAATAATAATGAGTATAAATGTGAAAATTTATATAGAGGGTTTGTTAAGAAAAAAGGAAATATTAAAGCTAAAGAATTAATAAATGAGGTTTTTGAAATTTCAGATAGCGTATGGAGAGGTATGGGTACTATAAAACAAACAGGATTTGATTTTAAAAATGAATATAAAATTTTTGATGCTACAAAGAAGTTTTTACTAAGATACAGAGAATTAAATTTAAATAATAACTGCATTTGCGGAGAGATATTACAAGGCATAAGTAATCCAAAGGATTGTTTATCATTTGGAAAATGTTGTACACCTGAAAATCCTATAGGACCATGTATGGTATCTAACGAAGGAACTTGCAAGATAGTATATGATACAGTTTTAGTATAATAAAATAGTGTTTAAAGGGGCTTGGTATTCCAAGCCTTTATTTATGTATAGGAAAGCATAAAATTTTTGCACGTAGAAACTTAGTAATATCAATGGTTTAGAGCGTGAAAAATGGTGAAAGTGTTGTCACAAAGTGAGCGTGGAGCAGCCACTTTTTTATGATATAGAAATATCTACAAAGTATAGAATTATTAAAACTATTAAAATTAAAGAGATTAAATTTGTTAAAGTGAAAAAAGTATTAATGGGGTATATTAGAAGTTTTAAATAGAGAAAATATAATTAATGAAATATAGCTTTAAATACTGTGAAAAACAGTTATTTAATATAAAACATTTGTAAGTTGTGTAATAGATATGCACTAGGAATTTTGAATTTAATACTAGATATAAGTTTTTATGATTCATCTATAAATGAAGATCTTACTGGATAAAATCTGGTGAATATACAATAGCTAGTGTATAATGTAACTAAAGAATAATTATTTTTACATAAAATATATTTTAATGAAATATTTAGAATTACTTAATATGATTTTAGACTTAAGGAGTGGATATTATGTCATGCAAAAATACTACATATATACAAAGTTTATTAGGTTCAGTATTTTCAACTTTTAGCGAAGATGAATTAAAAGAAATAACAGGAAATGAAAAAAGAAGTATAGCCATTTGTGGAAAAATAAATAATCCGGGAATAATAGAAGTTCCAGATGGGGCAACACTTAGAGATATATTAGAACTTTGCGGAGGCGTTGTAAATAACAGTAGTTTTAAAGCTGCTCAAATAGGAATTCCTTTTGGTGGATTTCTAAATGAAAGTAGTTTAGATAAAGAATTTGATTTTGGACTATTTTATGAAAATATTAGTAGAGCTATTATTATATTGTCAGAAGAAGATTGTATAATACAATACGGAAAATTCTACATAGAATATTTATTAACCAAAATTAAAGATGGTACTTATAAAAATTATGAAATAGTTAAAAAAGAAATAACTAAAATGCTTAAGGTTTTAGATAGAATAAGTAAAGGCGTATCTGATATGCGAGATATCTATATTTTAAGAAGTCTTGCAGCTGATGTGAAAGATAAGATGCATCAAAAGCATAATTTAATGGAAGAAATAGTTGAAAACTTTTATGAAGAAATAGAAGAACATATAGAAGAAAAGAAGTGTTATACAGCTCAATGCAATCATCTTATAAAATTAACTATTACTAAGAAATGTATTGGATGTGGAAGTTGTAAAAGAGCATGTCCTGTTGATTGCATTGATGGAGAACTAAAAAAGCAACACAATATAGATTATAATAAATGCACACATTGTGGAGCTTGTATATCAGCATGTCCTGTAGATGCAATAACAGCAGGAAATAATATAATTAAGTTTCTTAGAGATTTAGCTACACCTAATAAAGTGGTAATTACTCAAATGGCACCAGCTATAAGAGTTGCCATAGGGGAAGCTTTTGGATTTGAACCAGGAGAAAATGTAGAAAAGAAGATAGCAGCAGGACTTAGAAAGCTAGGAGTAGATTATGTTTTTGATACTACTTGGGGAGCAGATTTAACTATAATGGAAGAAGCAGCAGAACTTCAAGAAAGATTGGAAAAATATTTAGCAGGAGATGAAAATGTTAAGCTTCCAATTCTTACTTCATGTTGTCCTTCATGGATCAAGTTTATAGAAAATAATTATGCAGATATGTTAGAAGTTCCTTCTTCAGCAAAATCACCAATGCAAATGTTTGCCACAATAGCGAAAGAAATATGGGCAAAGGAAAAAGGACTTTCAAGAGAAGAAGTAACTTCAGTTGCAATTATGCCATGTGTTGCAAAAATATATGAAGCATCAAGAGTAGAATTTTCAGTAGATATGAATTATGATGTTGACTATGTAATCACTACAAAAGAACTTATAAAAATATTTGAAAAATCAGGAATAGATTTAAAAGAAATTGAGGATGAAGAAATAGATGCTGTTATGGGAGAATATACTGGTGCTGGAATTATTTTTGGTAGAACTGGTGGAGTTATAGAGGCTGCTACTAGAACAGCAATTGAAAATATGACAGGAAAAAGAATTGATAATATAGAATTTGAAGGTCTTAGAGGATGGGATGGATTTAGAATTTGTGAACTTGAAGTTGGTGAGCTTAAGCTTAGAATAGGAGTTGCACATGGACTTAAAGAAGCAGCAAAGATGTTAGATAAAATAAGATCAGGTGAAGAATTCTTTCATGCAATTGAAATCATGGCTTGTGTAGGTGGATGTATAGGTGGCGGCGGTCAACCTAAAATAAGAAAAAATAAACAACAAGTTTTAGAAAAAAGAGCAGATGGATTAAATGATATAGATAGAGCTAAAATACTTAGAAGATCAAATGAAAATCCAGAAGTACTTGCTCTTTATAAAAAATATTTAGATCATCCGTTAAGTCATAAGGCTCATGAATTACTTCATACAAAATATTTTCCAAAAGTTAAGAAGAGATAAGTTTCATACTATATAAAAAATAACAAATTGATAAATAATATAAATGTAATTTTTATTGATAATTATAAAAATCAACGCATAGTTAAGTGTGCGTTGATTTTTTTCAGTATAATAAATATTTTTCTTATTTATATTAAGTATTTTATGTGATTTAGTGCCATATGTAGTACGTAATAAAATATATTTTCTAAAATTTGAAAATTATACTATTATTTTATCTCTTAAAGTTGTTAAGTAATATTAATTAAAAAATAACTATTATTAATTAATTAATATTATTGAAATTGCATATGAAATATAGGAGGATGAATTTATGTATGATGTTAGTATTATAGGCGCGGGAATAGTTGGTTCATCAATTGCTAGGGAACTTTCAAAATATAAATTAAGAGTATGTCTTATTGAGAAGGAAGAGGATGTTGCAACAGGAGCATCAAAAGCAAACAGCGGTATCGTACATGGCGGATATGTAGCTAAATATGGAACTTTAAAAGGTGAATTATGTATAAAAGGAAATAGCATGTATAGTCAGCTTGAAAAAGAACTTAATTTTGGGTATAGAAAACCAGGTGCATTAGTAATAGGATTTAATGAAGAAGATGAAAAGCGAATAGAAGATTTATATAAAAATGGTTTAAAAGTTGGATGTAGTGATTTAGAGATAATACATGGAGATAAAATAAAAGAATTAGAGCCTAATATAAATAAAGAAGTAAAAATTGCATTATATGCTAAAAGTGTTGGAGTAATCTCTCCTTATGAGATGACAATAGCACTTACTGAGAATGCAATAGCAAATGGAGTAGATTTAAAATTAGAAACAACCGTAGTAGGTATAGAGAAAAAAATAAAGCTTTTAAAATAAATACTAATAATGGAATAATAGAGAGTAAGTATGTTATAAATGCAGCCGGGCTTTATAGCGATAAAATAGCTAATATGATAGGGTTATATCAATTTAAAATATTGCCTAAAAGAGGACAATATGTACTTTCTACAAAAGATCAAGGATATCTTGTGAATAGAGCTCTATTCCAGATTCCTACAGAAAATGGAAAGGGGATACTGGTTACCACAACTTATCATGGGAATTTTATGATAGGACCTGATGCTGAACAAACAAATGATAGAGAATACATAGGAACAGATAAAGAAAGTATTGAAAACATAATAGAAATAGCAATAAAATCTGTACCAAATTTTGATGTGAGCAAAGCTTTAACTACTTTTGCAGGAGTAAGAGCAGTTAGTAGTTCTGGTGATTTTGTTATAGGTGAAAGTAATGTTAATGGATTTATAAATGCAGCAGGCATAGATTCACCAGGGGTAACATCTTCACCAGCTATAGCAGAAAAAATAGTTGAAATTATTAAGGAATCTGGATTGGAGTTAATTATAAATGAAAAGTTTAATACTTATAGAAAACCTATAATAGTTAAAAAAGACAAGGACTTTGATGGAAAGATAGATGATAAAGATCCAAAGAAAAACATAATATGTAGATGTGAATGTGTGACAGAAGCAGAAATAATAGATGCAATGCATAGAGGTATTAAAATAAAATCTACAGATGCTATAAAAAGACGTACAAGAGCAGGAATGGGATTTTGCCAAGGAAATTTTTGTAGATCTAGAGTAAAAGATATAATATCAAGAGAAACAAATATTCCAGTAGAAGAAGTTACAGTAAGAGGAGAAAATGAAGGGAAACCACCCAAAAGAGTAAATATAGATATTATTAGAAACTGCAATAAATAAGATAATAGAAAAATACTTCAGAATAAATTTATACTTAAGCTGAAGTATTTTTTTCTTGTACAAGTAAATGGCAGAATTTCATATGCTTAAGTTTAGTAATATTAGTGATTTTAGGAATACTAAATAGTAAAAATATTAACAATAAAATGAGTGGAGTATAGCTATTTTATGTTTTAAAAATATTATACCACATGACGATTCAGTAAAATTGTTTTATGATGTTACATAGGGATTAGATTACACATAATTACAAAAACTTAATGAATAAAATTCTTTTAAATTAGTAATATGTTTACTAACTCATTGTTATTTTAACTAAATATTTTTACTTAATTGTATAAAATTTATAAAAAGTATATAAAAAACTAAAGTTTTTAAAATATACCACGATTAAAGAGAAGTGAACAAAGGAAGGTTTTACATTAAATAAAAACTAATGAATAAATGGGACAAGGAGATATTTTTACTATGAAAAAAAAATCTGTTAGTTTATCAGTTGAAAAGAAGCTTAAAAAAGGATTTAGCACAATGATTATTTTTACAATAGTTATAATGCTTATTGGAATTACTAGTTTAATTTCAGTAGGAAATTCTTTGAAAAAAATGAAAGAAGAAAGCAATAAAGTAACTGTTGATGCAGCTGAAATATGTGATAATCTTAGTAATGTAGGAAGACAGCTTAGAGGAGTGGTGCTATATGAAGATTATAATCAATTTAAGGAATCACTTAATAATTCCACTAATATTTTAAAAACTAAATTAGATGAAATTAAACCTTTAATAAATAATAAACAGTTAATAGTCAATTATGAAGACGCTTATAATAAAGCTGTAATTATAAGAAAAAAAATAATAGATAGTATAGAAAGTGGAGATTTTAATACTGCTAAAGTAGTATTAAAAGATGAGTATTTTCCAGCTTTTGAAGAAATGTATAATAGAGCAAAAATAATTCAAAAAGAAGCACAAGAAAGTGCAGATAAATTTGCTGAGAATGCGAATATAAAAGTTAACAGTTCAATAATTGTTCTAGTAGTATTACTTATAGTTAATGTAATATTAGCATTAAGAATATCAATAACAGTTACTAGATCAATAACAAATCCATTATCATATTTAAAAGAGGTCGCAAGCCAATTAGGAAAAGGAAATTTAAATGTAGATATAGGTTCTGAATATTTAAATTCTAAAGATGAATTTGGAGAATTTGCCAATATTTTTAACGATATGATAAAAACACTACAAACATATATAAATGATATATCTAGTAATTTAGAGAGAATTTCTAATAAAGATTTAAATATTAAATTAGATATTGAGTACATAGGAGATTTTGTACAAATTAAAGACTCATTAGCATATATTATTGAAACTTTAAATAGT
This genomic interval carries:
- the hypD gene encoding hydrogenase formation protein HypD; translation: MELINRFNDVSLCKTLLKEIEKNVMEKINIMEVCGTHTRSIYELGINKLLPENINLLSGPGCPICVTPVNYIDNAIKLSKKPQTIIVTFGDMMRVPGSSSSLSEEKAKGMDIRIIYSPLDSIKIAEKNKDKEVILLGIGFETTAPIIALTLKYAKAKKINNFSVLLSVKTMPNTMKELVLDGRAKINGFICPGHVATIIGEEPFNILSMESKLPMSICGFKGTEILVGILSIVKLVNNNEYKCENLYRGFVKKKGNIKAKELINEVFEISDSVWRGMGTIKQTGFDFKNEYKIFDATKKFLLRYRELNLNNNCICGEILQGISNPKDCLSFGKCCTPENPIGPCMVSNEGTCKIVYDTVLV
- a CDS encoding HypC/HybG/HupF family hydrogenase formation chaperone, with the protein product MCVAIPGQIIEILGEESLVKFGGIKKLINTSLVEDLNVGDYVLVHVGCAIDKLEKEEAEATLEIFYELLKS
- a CDS encoding methyl-accepting chemotaxis protein, whose protein sequence is MKKKSVSLSVEKKLKKGFSTMIIFTIVIMLIGITSLISVGNSLKKMKEESNKVTVDAAEICDNLSNVGRQLRGVVLYEDYNQFKESLNNSTNILKTKLDEIKPLINNKQLIVNYEDAYNKAVIIRKKIIDSIESGDFNTAKVVLKDEYFPAFEEMYNRAKIIQKEAQESADKFAENANIKVNSSIIVLVVLLIVNVILALRISITVTRSITNPLSYLKEVASQLGKGNLNVDIGSEYLNSKDEFGEFANIFNDMIKTLQTYINDISSNLERISNKDLNIKLDIEYIGDFVQIKDSLAYIIETLNSTFKQIQCATEEVNGGSMQVATAAQTLSEGATNEASSIEELTAIISEINIKVRESAKGAEKTKDITDNLVNDVESSNCKMKEMLFAMGDIEKASNDIKNIIITIASIADQTNLLALNAAIEAARAGDAGKGFAVVAEEVRKLAENSSEAVKKTATLIENSIKSVNKGKDIAESTAISLIEVVEDIKNASQLVTNIVNSAEEEALSIEQINVGIEQIADVVQSTSAIAEESAAASEELTAQAETLNRMMNEFSLNNF
- the hypF gene encoding carbamoyltransferase HypF; this encodes MIKRKYILVNGRVQGVGFRPFVYRIACENNIKGYVKNTCSGVKIDVEGLEENIKSFIMDLDSKCPKVCKINEIDINDIKYMNYYNDFQILESDNNYKGETLISPDIAICDECYKELFNISEERRYLYSFINCTNCGPRFTIIKKLPYDRCNTTMKKFVMCNKCRSEYYDKLNRRFHAEPTCCVNCGPKLKLVDRFGRKIKCDDILRITRQYLKAGRIIALKGIGGFNLICDGKNKSSIDVLRKRKNRPKKPLALMMRDIDVVNKYCFVNEKENEILQGSKKPIILLNKRENNLPQNIVFKNNKLGIVIPYSPLHVLLFDNELEVLVFTSGNINQMPIEYKNDEAFNNLNDIADYFLIHDREINASIDDSVVKVFMNKELVIRSGRGYAPISIRSNSEEGILALGSQLKNTLSISSGNNIFISPYVGDMENLETIDRFKRNLKLIKSLYDIKINTICYDMHPNYFNSYFLEDNLNDKDIKENNMKFKKIGIYHHHAHIASCMFDNGIQEPVIGIAFDGTGYGEDKKIWGGEFLICDYKKFKRVGCLKYMNLPGNDSGIKMPWKMGMSLLKGALKNNIISKKLDIFKNYNLPDCFNLENYELISKIIDRNINTSETSSMGRLFDGVASLLGFTNNVTYEGEAAIYLENMASTYIINSVESVYKLSYSYNLKFNDEKYIIDLDEMILEILEDLKNEESLGLISIKFHNTITEFSIDLCKKLRRKYNINKVALSGGVFQNDILLKNLYLKLEENDFNVLIHGEIPCNDSGISLGQLIIANELIKSHN
- the hypE gene encoding hydrogenase expression/formation protein HypE, translating into MNNKIITLSHGSGGIETYKLIDKMFYKNFNNDELLQQGDSTVLNEIKGKIATTIDGFVVDPIFFKGGDIGKLSLCGTINDLAVSGACPLYITCSFIIEEGFELKSLEKIVQSMGKTAKESNVKIVAGDTKVVEKGKGHKVYISTCGIGYFKEQKNILNVNNIKSGDKIILSGTIGEHGMCIVNERENLNIDSKIKSDCAPLNSLCEIILNTSNNVRIMRDPTRGGIANTLNELSRSSLKSMMIYEEFIPINNDVRSFFELLGMSPLYIANEGKLLCIVDEVDSENVLSAMKNHPLGKDAAIIGEVIEENKGAVYIKGLLGSTKVLQMSQGELLPRIC
- a CDS encoding [FeFe] hydrogenase, group A, which produces MSCKNTTYIQSLLGSVFSTFSEDELKEITGNEKRSIAICGKINNPGIIEVPDGATLRDILELCGGVVNNSSFKAAQIGIPFGGFLNESSLDKEFDFGLFYENISRAIIILSEEDCIIQYGKFYIEYLLTKIKDGTYKNYEIVKKEITKMLKVLDRISKGVSDMRDIYILRSLAADVKDKMHQKHNLMEEIVENFYEEIEEHIEEKKCYTAQCNHLIKLTITKKCIGCGSCKRACPVDCIDGELKKQHNIDYNKCTHCGACISACPVDAITAGNNIIKFLRDLATPNKVVITQMAPAIRVAIGEAFGFEPGENVEKKIAAGLRKLGVDYVFDTTWGADLTIMEEAAELQERLEKYLAGDENVKLPILTSCCPSWIKFIENNYADMLEVPSSAKSPMQMFATIAKEIWAKEKGLSREEVTSVAIMPCVAKIYEASRVEFSVDMNYDVDYVITTKELIKIFEKSGIDLKEIEDEEIDAVMGEYTGAGIIFGRTGGVIEAATRTAIENMTGKRIDNIEFEGLRGWDGFRICELEVGELKLRIGVAHGLKEAAKMLDKIRSGEEFFHAIEIMACVGGCIGGGGQPKIRKNKQQVLEKRADGLNDIDRAKILRRSNENPEVLALYKKYLDHPLSHKAHELLHTKYFPKVKKR